The Hyalangium gracile genome includes a window with the following:
- a CDS encoding cytochrome-c peroxidase → MRRLLLLSLVTCGLLACDARPTPDTAPPPEPASPPTAASPALERSPDEEAQAIFDATLALDESSANQPRLTPVERLGKLLFFDSRLSEPRGQPCAVCHGPSVGWTGPDQFVNATGGVYEGAVPGRFGNRKPPASAYATPSPVFHLEDSEGQVHFVGGNFWDGRATGERLGNPAADQAQGPFLNPVEQNNPSAAVVVAKVCHGPYVKLFRSLYGHDICQDVEEAYDAIALAIAAYEASPEVNAFTSKYDAWLAGRAELTPKELLGLELFENKGRCGQCHTSQPGPDGEPPLFTDFTYENLGVPRNLLNPWYWQSEFNPLGPFWVDYGLGEFLQTREEWGPYARENLGKVKVPTLRNVDKRPYPGFIKAYGHNGYFKSLESIVHFYNTRDVLPVCLSATSGTPGVDCWPPPEVGLNLNTTEMGDLGLTPEEESAIVAFLRTLSDGYFQP, encoded by the coding sequence ATGCGACGTCTATTGCTTCTCTCGCTCGTCACATGCGGGCTGCTGGCCTGCGACGCGCGGCCCACGCCAGATACGGCTCCGCCGCCGGAGCCCGCGTCCCCACCCACCGCAGCCTCACCGGCCCTCGAGCGCTCACCGGACGAAGAGGCGCAAGCCATCTTCGATGCCACGCTGGCGCTCGATGAGAGCTCCGCGAACCAGCCGAGGCTGACGCCCGTGGAGCGGCTCGGCAAACTCCTCTTCTTCGACAGCCGGCTCTCGGAGCCCAGAGGCCAACCCTGCGCCGTCTGTCACGGGCCCTCCGTGGGATGGACGGGACCGGATCAATTCGTCAACGCCACCGGCGGCGTCTACGAGGGTGCCGTGCCGGGGCGCTTCGGCAACCGCAAGCCGCCCGCGTCCGCCTATGCCACCCCTTCGCCCGTCTTCCACCTCGAGGACTCCGAGGGGCAGGTCCACTTCGTGGGCGGCAACTTCTGGGATGGGCGCGCCACCGGGGAGCGGCTGGGCAACCCCGCCGCGGATCAAGCCCAGGGCCCTTTCCTCAACCCGGTGGAGCAGAACAACCCGAGCGCGGCCGTGGTGGTGGCCAAGGTCTGCCACGGCCCGTACGTGAAGCTCTTCCGCTCCCTCTATGGCCACGACATCTGCCAGGACGTGGAGGAAGCCTATGACGCCATCGCCCTGGCCATCGCGGCCTACGAGGCCTCGCCAGAGGTCAATGCCTTCACCTCCAAGTACGACGCGTGGCTGGCCGGGAGGGCCGAGCTCACGCCCAAGGAGCTCCTGGGCCTGGAGCTCTTCGAGAACAAGGGCCGCTGCGGCCAGTGCCACACGAGCCAGCCAGGCCCCGACGGTGAGCCTCCACTCTTCACCGACTTCACCTACGAGAACCTGGGCGTGCCCCGGAACCTGCTCAACCCCTGGTACTGGCAGTCCGAGTTCAACCCGCTCGGGCCCTTCTGGGTGGACTATGGCCTGGGCGAGTTCCTGCAGACGCGCGAGGAGTGGGGGCCGTACGCGCGCGAGAACCTGGGCAAGGTGAAGGTGCCCACCCTGCGCAACGTGGACAAGCGTCCCTACCCGGGATTCATCAAGGCCTACGGGCACAACGGGTACTTCAAGAGCCTCGAGTCAATCGTCCACTTCTACAACACGCGCGATGTGCTGCCGGTGTGCCTGAGCGCGACCTCCGGCACGCCCGGCGTGGACTGCTGGCCACCGCCGGAGGTGGGGCTGAACCTGAACACCACCGAGATGGGCGACCTGGGCCTCACTCCCGAGGAGGAATCCGCCATCGTCGCCTTCTTGAGGACTCTCTCGGACGGCTACTTCCAGCCCTGA